From a single Micromonospora sp. WMMD1102 genomic region:
- a CDS encoding suppressor of fused domain protein produces MSFEQCAKAHFVDHWKATPQPRRLSTGRFRELPSWFSVLEFQRKRTWCYATVGMSGGDPDGIETFIVTPEQNLRAVEFLYSLAHFHLTGARLELGHTVNFGKELWDGSSLDHGFLSFPYVESVGFDSFDCDNGSTTVAWLIPITSGERDYKKENGVEALETLFESRSLDYLNPSRASLV; encoded by the coding sequence GTGAGTTTTGAGCAGTGCGCGAAGGCGCATTTCGTTGATCACTGGAAGGCCACGCCTCAGCCGCGTCGACTCAGCACCGGGCGGTTCCGCGAACTGCCGTCCTGGTTCAGCGTGCTGGAATTCCAGCGCAAACGGACCTGGTGCTACGCCACTGTCGGCATGAGCGGCGGTGACCCAGACGGCATCGAAACCTTCATAGTCACACCGGAGCAGAACCTGCGGGCAGTGGAGTTTCTCTATTCGCTGGCCCACTTCCACCTGACCGGAGCGCGCTTGGAGCTCGGGCACACGGTCAACTTCGGCAAGGAGCTCTGGGACGGGTCGAGTCTGGATCATGGTTTCCTCTCGTTCCCCTACGTGGAGTCGGTCGGGTTCGATTCATTCGACTGCGACAATGGGAGCACGACCGTTGCCTGGCTGATCCCTATCACGTCGGGCGAGCGGGACTACAAGAAGGAGAATGGCGTCGAAGCTCTCGAAACGCTGTTTGAGAGTCGCAGTCTCGACTATTTGAACCCGTCGCGCGCCAGCCTCGTTTGA
- a CDS encoding IclR family transcriptional regulator has product MSQTVERALRIIELFAERPRSLGEIADDLGVHKSTASRLVQTLERAGFARPVDGRHTIGFRMVAIAQHAVEQLDLHPVAHPHLVQLGDRYGHTVHLAQLVDDEIVYVAKVDGRGALRMRSRVGQPVDPHTSGVGKVILAHLDEPARERFLARLTYPRHTDTSITDPARFRAELARIAERGWAEDDGEFEDFVTCVAVPVRDARGRVAGAVSVTALRALAPLERLREHLPELTATCAAISRDLGWTGEHRQ; this is encoded by the coding sequence ATGTCCCAGACCGTAGAACGCGCGCTGCGCATCATCGAACTCTTCGCCGAGCGGCCCCGCTCGCTCGGCGAGATCGCCGACGACCTCGGGGTGCACAAGTCGACCGCCTCACGGCTGGTGCAGACCCTCGAACGCGCCGGGTTCGCCCGCCCGGTCGACGGCCGACACACCATCGGATTCCGGATGGTGGCGATCGCCCAGCACGCGGTCGAGCAGCTCGACCTGCATCCGGTCGCCCACCCGCACCTGGTCCAGCTCGGCGACCGGTACGGCCACACCGTGCACCTCGCCCAACTCGTCGACGACGAGATCGTCTACGTGGCCAAAGTGGACGGTCGCGGAGCGCTGCGGATGCGGTCCCGGGTCGGCCAGCCCGTCGACCCGCACACCTCGGGGGTCGGCAAGGTGATCCTGGCCCACCTCGACGAGCCGGCCCGGGAACGCTTCCTGGCCCGGCTGACGTACCCCCGGCACACCGACACCTCGATCACCGACCCGGCGCGGTTCCGGGCGGAGCTGGCCCGGATCGCCGAGCGCGGCTGGGCCGAGGACGACGGCGAGTTCGAGGACTTCGTCACCTGCGTCGCCGTGCCGGTCCGGGACGCCCGGGGTCGGGTGGCGGGCGCGGTGTCCGTCACCGCGCTGCGCGCGCTGGCCCCGCTGGAGCGGCTCCGCGAACACCTGCCGGAGCTGACCGCGACCTGTGCCGCGATATCCCGGGACCTCGGCTGGACCGGGGAACACCGACAATGA
- a CDS encoding CapA family protein, translating into MKRGVVRAWRAALAGITAGAVLLGCSDQPGAESPSPESPAGASTPATPSGAPTASTPAAPVELRLAFAGDVHFTGRTLRLLDEPATAFGRIAPTLRDADLTLLNLETAVTDRGTPQPKRFHFRAPESAYAALRAAGVDAASVANNHVLDYGQVGLRDTLDAAAEAEFPVFGAGRNADAAYAPWLVTVRGVRIAVLGMSQVHELAAPWKATATRPGVAMAFDTARADAAVRAARQRADLVVVFLHWGIEGNSCPSSEMKSFAARMSRGGADIVLGTHAHTLLADGWLGRTYVHYGLGNFLWYGDSKSTDSGVLRLTVRGRTVVRNEFLPATVSRTGQPVPVSGTARERIEDRIAAARRCSGLAARRS; encoded by the coding sequence ATGAAGCGCGGGGTGGTGCGGGCGTGGCGGGCGGCGTTGGCCGGGATCACGGCCGGGGCCGTGCTGCTCGGCTGCTCCGACCAACCGGGGGCCGAATCGCCGTCCCCGGAGTCCCCGGCCGGCGCGTCGACCCCGGCCACCCCGAGCGGCGCGCCGACGGCGTCCACCCCGGCCGCGCCGGTCGAACTGCGGCTGGCGTTCGCCGGGGACGTCCACTTCACCGGACGTACGCTGCGGCTGCTCGACGAGCCGGCGACGGCGTTCGGCCGGATCGCCCCGACGCTGCGGGACGCCGACCTGACCCTGTTGAACCTGGAGACGGCGGTGACCGACCGGGGCACCCCGCAGCCGAAGCGGTTCCACTTCCGGGCGCCGGAGAGCGCCTACGCCGCGCTGCGCGCCGCCGGGGTGGACGCTGCTTCGGTCGCCAACAACCACGTGCTCGACTACGGGCAGGTCGGGCTGCGGGACACCCTGGACGCGGCGGCGGAGGCGGAGTTCCCGGTCTTCGGCGCGGGGCGGAACGCCGATGCGGCGTACGCACCCTGGCTGGTCACGGTGCGCGGGGTGCGGATCGCCGTACTCGGCATGTCGCAGGTGCACGAGCTGGCCGCGCCGTGGAAGGCGACCGCCACCCGGCCCGGCGTGGCGATGGCCTTCGACACGGCGCGGGCCGACGCCGCCGTCCGGGCCGCCCGGCAGCGGGCCGACCTGGTGGTCGTCTTCCTGCACTGGGGGATCGAGGGGAACTCCTGCCCGAGTAGCGAGATGAAGAGCTTCGCCGCCCGGATGTCCCGGGGCGGCGCCGACATCGTGCTCGGTACGCACGCGCACACCCTGCTCGCCGACGGCTGGCTGGGCCGGACGTACGTGCACTACGGGCTCGGCAACTTCCTCTGGTACGGCGACTCGAAGAGCACCGACTCGGGAGTGCTCCGGCTGACCGTCCGGGGCCGTACGGTGGTCCGGAACGAGTTCCTGCCGGCCACCGTCTCCCGGACCGGTCAGCCGGTACCCGTCTCCGGAACGGCCCGGGAACGCATCGAGGACCGGATCGCGGCGGCGAGGCGCTGTTCCGGCCTCGCCGCCCGACGATCCTGA
- a CDS encoding bifunctional 4-hydroxy-2-oxoglutarate aldolase/2-dehydro-3-deoxy-phosphogluconate aldolase — protein sequence MNGATVPNPSTSYFDTLFADQPVMAILRGFAPDRTVELCRRAWDAGIDVVEVPVQSLDALPSLHAAIAAGRERDRPVGAGTVTTPEQVATVYEAGVAFTVAPGYDPEVAAECARLGLPHLPGVATSSEVNQALRTGHDWLKAFPASELGTGWLRAQRGPFPTVKFVATGGVDAANAADFLAAGARVVAVGSALQDPRQLDLLGRLLRS from the coding sequence ATGAACGGAGCGACCGTGCCCAACCCGTCGACGAGCTACTTCGACACCCTCTTCGCCGACCAGCCGGTGATGGCGATCCTGCGCGGCTTCGCCCCGGACCGGACGGTCGAACTCTGCCGGCGGGCCTGGGACGCCGGCATCGACGTGGTCGAGGTGCCCGTGCAGAGCCTGGACGCGCTGCCCTCGCTGCATGCCGCCATCGCGGCCGGGCGGGAGCGGGACCGGCCGGTCGGCGCCGGCACGGTGACCACCCCGGAACAGGTCGCCACGGTGTACGAGGCCGGCGTCGCCTTCACCGTCGCCCCCGGCTACGACCCGGAGGTGGCCGCCGAGTGTGCCCGGCTCGGCCTGCCCCACCTGCCCGGGGTGGCCACCTCCTCGGAGGTCAACCAGGCGCTGCGCACCGGGCACGACTGGCTCAAGGCGTTCCCGGCCAGCGAACTAGGCACGGGCTGGCTGCGCGCCCAGCGCGGCCCGTTCCCGACGGTGAAGTTCGTGGCCACCGGCGGGGTGGACGCGGCGAACGCCGCCGACTTCCTCGCGGCCGGCGCCCGGGTGGTGGCGGTCGGCTCCGCGTTGCAGGACCCCCGCCAGCTCGACCTGCTCGGCCGCCTCCTCCGCAGCTGA
- a CDS encoding ISAs1 family transposase: MATIADPRSPRGARYPLVGLLTVAVCAVTAGASSFAAIADWLHDLDDLARARLGFIRAVPAATTIWRLLTRLDADLLATVLADWLRTRVPPPVTPRPRRYRIVIAIDGKTMRGARRADGSRVHLLSALDTSTGIVLAQVTVAAKSNEIPAFTPLLDAVEQVLGSLDGLIFVADALHTQTSHATEVAARGADLLIPVKGNQPTVFAQLKALPWAQVPVGDRRRETGHGRRETRTVKALTVATPGGLLFPHAEQAVRITRTRTLKGKTTRETAYYTISLPAEHAQPADLQSWARNEWLIENQVHHVRDVTFREDLHQARTGTGPAIMATLRNTAASYHRTNGDTNIARATRRADRRPHDLITAMTSSYPRTQ, from the coding sequence TTGGCCACCATCGCGGACCCCCGGTCCCCGCGTGGGGCGCGTTACCCGCTCGTCGGGCTACTGACCGTCGCGGTGTGCGCCGTGACCGCCGGCGCATCATCGTTCGCGGCCATCGCGGACTGGCTGCACGACCTCGATGACCTCGCCAGGGCCCGGCTCGGGTTCATCCGCGCCGTCCCGGCCGCGACCACGATCTGGCGGCTGCTGACCAGGTTGGACGCTGACCTGCTGGCCACCGTGCTCGCCGACTGGCTGCGTACCCGCGTCCCGCCTCCGGTCACGCCCCGACCTCGGCGGTACCGGATCGTCATCGCCATCGACGGCAAGACCATGCGCGGCGCCCGCCGCGCCGATGGCAGCCGGGTCCACCTGCTGTCCGCGCTGGACACCAGCACCGGCATCGTGCTCGCTCAGGTCACCGTGGCCGCGAAAAGCAACGAAATCCCCGCGTTCACCCCACTGCTGGACGCGGTCGAACAGGTTCTGGGTAGCCTGGACGGCCTCATCTTCGTGGCCGACGCCCTCCATACACAGACCAGCCACGCGACCGAGGTCGCCGCTCGCGGCGCCGACCTGCTCATCCCGGTCAAAGGTAACCAGCCGACCGTGTTTGCCCAGCTCAAGGCCTTGCCCTGGGCCCAGGTCCCGGTGGGTGACCGACGCCGCGAAACCGGTCACGGCCGGCGGGAGACCCGCACGGTCAAGGCGCTCACCGTAGCCACCCCCGGCGGTCTGCTGTTCCCTCACGCCGAGCAGGCCGTCCGGATCACCCGCACCCGCACCCTCAAGGGCAAGACCACCAGGGAAACCGCCTACTACACCATCTCCCTCCCCGCCGAGCACGCCCAACCCGCGGACCTGCAGTCCTGGGCCCGAAACGAGTGGCTGATCGAGAATCAGGTCCATCATGTCCGCGACGTCACGTTCCGTGAAGACCTCCACCAAGCCAGAACCGGCACCGGCCCCGCAATCATGGCGACGCTACGTAACACCGCGGCCAGTTACCACCGCACCAACGGCGATACCAACATCGCCCGCGCCACCAGACGCGCCGACCGTCGCCCGCACGACCTCATCACTGCAATGACCAGCAGCTACCCCAGAACGCAATGA
- a CDS encoding polymorphic toxin-type HINT domain-containing protein gives MADAVRLVRDNSGDVDTERKTFNHRYDVNDNLIQITDASSGARTDEYTIGYDALDRAASIEERKDGALRNTTRYDYDPNGNIEQWRHDDQTASFGYDARDLVARVTNRASGEGAEDKVTTFSYTARSHVRQQVKPNGNTVDFEYYLDGLLRHQVEKKSGGTVVNEHTLEYNANSHKTKDTARRQNADDHSAYLNDVFSYEYDPRDRIRKVTKSGTDGAEKSTETYRHDANNNVIEQKIKDDTTTFRYDRNRLASSTVDATTFVYGYDPFGRLSRISIGGAQTERYVYDGFDRTVEYRRGTGAVASSTRYAYDPLDRTVSRTAKAGGDDAKTTTLDYLGLTQQVLTERVGGELRKSYQYSPFGELLGQLSVPKDGEREQSFHGYNAHADVESLTDEDGNNRATYGYTAYGGDDTDSFTGADKPDAGNPDAEPENVYRFNTARWDSTSGNYDMGLRDYSPGENRFLSLDLYNGALSDLSLSTNPFTMNRYSFGGGNPISMIDLTGHWPSWSDIGHAALDVVGLVPVVGEVADIANGIWYAAEGNYVDAALSFTSAIPLAGYAATAVKAGKYGKAGVDAVQAGSKGADEVAAGAKGTPTAKTGGDAPPAPPAKGGGDTPPAGNAPAGGNTPAAPAKPPPPPQAPPAPPAAPKPPGCRNSFAPGTGVVLADGTSKPIEDVRVGDQVLATDPVTGLTESRPVVALIVGEGAKDLVEVTVDTDGARGDATGTVIATAEHPFWLAAEERWADADDLATDDWLRADDRELVRVLSVRAWSQQQRVHNLTVSDIHTYYVIAGNTPVLVHNEDGGGPYSRRGHYGRTPSRADRRAFGAGPGQVVDHNPPLVQRYYEGDPSIGEKPGIEMTEAELRASAKDRSRMALQNRTESDRQGRQMQQYSMDMREEFFGGEVCEF, from the coding sequence GTGGCCGACGCGGTCCGGCTGGTCCGGGACAACAGCGGCGACGTCGACACCGAGCGGAAGACCTTCAACCACCGGTACGACGTCAACGACAACCTCATCCAGATCACCGACGCCAGTTCCGGAGCCCGGACCGACGAGTACACCATCGGGTACGACGCGCTGGACCGGGCAGCCTCGATCGAGGAGCGCAAGGACGGCGCGCTGCGCAACACCACCCGCTACGACTACGACCCGAACGGCAACATCGAGCAGTGGCGGCACGACGACCAGACCGCCAGCTTCGGCTACGACGCCCGGGACCTGGTGGCGCGGGTCACCAACCGGGCCTCCGGCGAGGGCGCCGAGGACAAGGTCACCACGTTCAGCTACACCGCCCGGTCCCACGTGCGACAGCAGGTCAAGCCGAACGGCAACACCGTCGACTTCGAGTACTACCTCGACGGGCTGCTGCGGCACCAGGTGGAGAAGAAGTCCGGCGGGACGGTGGTCAACGAGCACACGCTCGAATACAACGCCAACTCGCACAAGACCAAGGACACCGCCCGACGGCAGAACGCCGACGACCACAGCGCGTACCTGAACGACGTATTCAGCTACGAGTACGACCCGCGTGACCGGATCCGCAAGGTGACCAAGTCCGGCACCGACGGCGCCGAGAAGTCCACCGAGACCTACCGGCACGACGCCAACAACAACGTCATCGAGCAGAAAATCAAGGACGACACCACCACCTTCCGGTACGACCGCAACCGGCTGGCCTCGTCCACCGTCGACGCCACCACCTTCGTCTACGGCTACGACCCCTTCGGCCGGCTCAGCCGGATCAGCATCGGCGGCGCGCAGACCGAGCGCTACGTCTACGACGGCTTCGACCGCACCGTCGAATACCGCCGGGGCACCGGAGCGGTCGCCAGCAGCACCCGGTACGCGTACGACCCGCTGGACCGGACGGTGAGCCGGACCGCGAAGGCAGGCGGCGACGACGCGAAGACCACCACGCTGGACTACCTGGGGCTGACCCAGCAGGTGCTCACCGAGCGGGTTGGCGGCGAACTGCGCAAGTCCTACCAATACTCCCCCTTCGGGGAGCTGCTCGGGCAGCTCAGCGTGCCGAAGGACGGCGAGCGGGAGCAGTCGTTCCACGGTTACAACGCGCATGCCGACGTGGAGAGCCTGACCGACGAGGACGGGAACAACCGGGCCACCTACGGCTACACCGCGTACGGCGGCGACGACACCGACTCCTTCACCGGTGCCGACAAGCCCGACGCCGGCAACCCGGACGCCGAGCCGGAGAATGTCTACCGGTTCAACACCGCCCGTTGGGACTCGACCTCCGGCAACTACGACATGGGCCTGCGGGACTACAGCCCCGGGGAGAACCGGTTCCTCTCCCTCGACCTCTACAACGGCGCACTGTCGGATCTGTCACTGTCGACGAACCCGTTCACGATGAACCGGTACTCGTTCGGCGGCGGCAACCCGATCAGCATGATCGACCTGACCGGGCACTGGCCGTCGTGGAGCGACATCGGCCACGCCGCGCTCGACGTGGTCGGGCTGGTGCCGGTGGTCGGCGAGGTCGCCGACATCGCCAACGGCATCTGGTACGCCGCCGAGGGCAATTACGTCGACGCGGCGCTCTCGTTCACCTCGGCGATCCCGCTCGCGGGATACGCGGCGACGGCGGTGAAGGCCGGCAAGTACGGCAAGGCCGGCGTCGACGCGGTACAGGCCGGTTCCAAAGGCGCCGACGAGGTCGCCGCGGGCGCCAAGGGGACACCTACGGCGAAGACCGGTGGCGACGCACCACCCGCTCCCCCGGCCAAGGGCGGCGGCGACACGCCACCCGCCGGCAACGCGCCGGCCGGTGGGAACACGCCAGCCGCACCGGCCAAGCCCCCGCCGCCACCCCAGGCGCCGCCGGCACCGCCGGCCGCACCGAAGCCGCCGGGCTGCCGCAACAGCTTCGCGCCGGGAACCGGCGTGGTGCTGGCCGACGGCACCAGCAAGCCGATCGAGGACGTCCGGGTCGGCGACCAGGTACTGGCGACCGACCCGGTCACCGGGCTGACCGAGTCCCGCCCAGTTGTCGCGCTGATCGTCGGCGAGGGCGCAAAGGACCTGGTCGAGGTCACCGTCGACACCGACGGAGCCCGGGGCGACGCCACCGGCACGGTCATCGCCACCGCCGAACACCCATTCTGGCTGGCAGCCGAGGAGCGCTGGGCGGACGCCGACGACCTGGCGACCGACGACTGGCTCCGTGCGGACGACCGGGAACTGGTCCGGGTCCTCTCCGTACGGGCCTGGAGCCAGCAGCAACGGGTGCACAACCTGACCGTGTCCGACATCCATACGTACTATGTGATCGCTGGCAACACCCCGGTGTTGGTCCACAACGAGGATGGCGGCGGGCCGTACAGCAGGCGCGGACATTACGGCCGGACCCCGTCCAGAGCCGATCGTCGGGCATTCGGGGCCGGACCCGGGCAGGTCGTCGACCATAATCCGCCGCTCGTGCAGCGATACTACGAAGGTGATCCGAGCATTGGGGAGAAGCCGGGGATTGAAATGACGGAGGCCGAGCTCCGAGCGAGCGCGAAGGACCGGTCCAGAATGGCGCTCCAGAATCGCACAGAATCGGATCGACAGGGGCGCCAGATGCAACAGTACTCGATGGACATGCGCGAGGAGTTCTTCGGAGGTGAGGTTTGTGAGTTTTGA
- a CDS encoding sugar kinase, which translates to MPQVAPLDGRSTPLDAVCVGETMAMVTPTPGGRLDAESTFVLRAGGAESNVAMFLAALGHRAGWASRVGADPLGELVVGQIRAAGVDTSLVEVDPDRPTAVYLKDPGPDGTRVYYYRNGSAAAGMDSGYAARVGAVPAAVLHLSGVTPALSESCRALVEHLITTRPPGRRLVSFDVNHRPALWPDRSTAATELLRLAQAADVVFVGLDEAARLWKVEEPEQVRALVDRPGTLVVKNGSVDAVAFSAGRVTVEPARPVEVVEPVGAGDAFAAGWLSGALRGLHPAARLRLGHLVAGAALGSVSDFAALPPVQTICAALGITPDDWQQTAEDRQQIPDETHRSPVDPVRSVDPDRSAGPAALSGEAGGCPRP; encoded by the coding sequence ATGCCTCAGGTCGCTCCGCTCGACGGCCGCTCGACACCGCTCGACGCGGTCTGTGTCGGCGAGACGATGGCGATGGTGACGCCGACCCCGGGTGGGCGGCTGGACGCCGAGTCGACATTCGTGCTGCGGGCCGGCGGTGCCGAGTCCAACGTCGCGATGTTCCTCGCCGCGCTGGGCCACCGGGCCGGCTGGGCGAGCCGGGTCGGGGCCGACCCACTCGGTGAGCTGGTCGTCGGGCAGATCCGGGCGGCCGGGGTGGACACCTCGCTGGTCGAGGTCGATCCGGACCGGCCGACCGCCGTCTACCTCAAGGACCCCGGCCCGGACGGCACCAGGGTCTACTACTACCGGAACGGATCCGCCGCCGCCGGCATGGATTCCGGGTACGCGGCCAGGGTCGGGGCGGTCCCGGCGGCCGTACTGCACCTGAGCGGGGTGACGCCGGCGCTCTCGGAGAGCTGCCGGGCGCTGGTCGAGCACCTGATCACCACCCGACCGCCGGGACGGCGGCTGGTCTCCTTCGACGTCAACCACCGGCCCGCCCTCTGGCCCGACCGGTCCACCGCCGCCACCGAGCTGCTCCGGCTGGCCCAGGCCGCCGACGTGGTCTTCGTCGGGCTGGACGAGGCGGCGCGGCTCTGGAAGGTCGAGGAGCCGGAGCAGGTCCGGGCGCTCGTCGACCGGCCCGGCACCCTGGTGGTGAAGAACGGCTCGGTGGACGCGGTGGCCTTCTCCGCCGGTCGGGTCACCGTCGAGCCGGCCCGTCCGGTCGAGGTGGTGGAGCCGGTCGGTGCCGGTGACGCGTTCGCCGCCGGTTGGCTCTCCGGTGCGCTGCGCGGTCTCCATCCGGCCGCCCGGCTGCGGCTCGGGCACCTGGTTGCCGGTGCCGCGCTCGGCTCCGTCTCGGACTTCGCCGCACTGCCGCCGGTGCAGACGATCTGCGCGGCGCTCGGCATCACCCCGGACGACTGGCAGCAGACCGCAGAGGACCGGCAACAGATCCCGGACGAAACACACCGGTCACCCGTCGATCCGGTCCGGTCCGTCGATCCGGATCGGTCCGCCGGTCCGGCGGCACTGAGCGGGGAGGCCGGAGGATGTCCCAGACCGTAG
- a CDS encoding DUF2332 domain-containing protein, which yields MAAGREIDQLAGHFAAAPATFTTSPLYRALCPVVAEDRPTLELLTGRRPGQQASYLFFGAAHYLLLAGVRHPLRDFYPSLVGPAAARPADAGPVLLDFCRRYRADLGELIRTRLVQTNVVRRAVALRYALRIVGQHCAGPVHLVEVGSSAGVHLHVDRYRYLVGGRAFGPADAVVSLDSRWLGRTPPPDLDDVPPIASRTGVDLNPVDVTDETARRWLRALVWPENRDAATLLEAALDVVAADPPAVVAGDAVEVCPEVGRALPPGEPRVVFHAATRMHVPAEQRSAFDRAIDSIGDGGPLYHVWQEPPSAPHGGQLADARAELAMHGPDGVVLPLLRVDGHLRWLGPLEPPGRPVDGSGVAAAD from the coding sequence ATGGCGGCGGGGCGGGAGATCGACCAACTGGCGGGGCATTTCGCCGCCGCACCGGCGACCTTCACCACCTCCCCGCTCTACCGGGCGCTCTGCCCGGTGGTGGCGGAAGACCGGCCGACCCTCGAACTGCTGACCGGCCGGCGGCCGGGGCAGCAGGCGTCGTACCTGTTCTTCGGGGCGGCACACTACCTGCTGCTGGCCGGGGTACGGCATCCGCTGCGCGACTTCTACCCGTCGCTGGTCGGCCCGGCCGCCGCCCGGCCGGCGGATGCCGGACCGGTACTGCTGGACTTCTGCCGCCGCTACCGGGCCGACCTCGGTGAGCTGATCCGCACCCGGCTGGTGCAGACCAACGTGGTACGCCGGGCGGTCGCGCTGCGCTACGCGCTCCGGATCGTCGGGCAGCACTGCGCCGGGCCGGTGCACCTGGTGGAGGTCGGGTCGAGCGCGGGTGTGCACCTGCACGTGGACCGCTACCGCTATCTGGTCGGCGGTCGGGCGTTCGGTCCCGCCGATGCCGTGGTCAGTCTGGACAGCCGGTGGCTGGGCCGGACGCCGCCGCCGGACCTGGACGACGTACCGCCGATCGCCAGCCGTACCGGGGTCGACCTGAATCCGGTGGACGTCACCGACGAGACCGCGCGACGCTGGCTGCGGGCGCTGGTCTGGCCGGAGAACCGGGACGCGGCGACGCTGCTCGAGGCGGCCCTCGACGTGGTCGCGGCCGACCCGCCGGCCGTCGTCGCGGGTGACGCGGTGGAGGTCTGCCCGGAGGTGGGCCGGGCGCTGCCGCCCGGTGAGCCGAGGGTGGTGTTCCACGCGGCGACCCGGATGCACGTACCGGCCGAGCAGCGGTCCGCCTTCGACCGGGCCATCGACTCGATCGGCGACGGCGGCCCGCTCTACCACGTCTGGCAGGAGCCGCCGTCGGCGCCGCACGGCGGGCAGCTCGCCGACGCGCGTGCCGAGTTGGCGATGCACGGCCCGGACGGCGTGGTCCTGCCGCTGCTCCGGGTCGACGGCCACCTGCGCTGGCTGGGCCCGCTGGAACCGCCGGGCCGACCCGTGGACGGGTCCGGGGTCGCGGCAGCAGACTAG
- a CDS encoding metalloregulator ArsR/SmtB family transcription factor, whose protein sequence is MYAPDEAPAAANEPELPTEAQIETAVTALRMLAEPTRLRLLWLLRDGEYDVGSLALAVGAARPAVSQHLAKLLLAGLVGVRRDGRRAVYRARGGHVRRLVAEVLYAADHHLTGAPDHD, encoded by the coding sequence GTGTACGCACCCGACGAAGCGCCAGCTGCCGCCAACGAGCCGGAGTTGCCGACCGAGGCCCAGATCGAGACGGCGGTGACCGCGCTGCGGATGCTCGCCGAGCCGACCCGGCTCCGCCTGCTGTGGCTGCTGCGCGACGGGGAGTACGACGTCGGCAGCCTGGCGCTGGCCGTCGGTGCCGCCCGGCCGGCGGTCTCCCAGCACCTGGCGAAGCTGCTCCTCGCCGGCCTGGTCGGGGTCCGCCGGGACGGGCGGCGGGCCGTCTACCGGGCGCGCGGCGGCCACGTCCGGCGGCTGGTCGCCGAGGTGCTGTACGCCGCCGACCATCACCTCACCGGCGCCCCGGACCACGACTGA
- a CDS encoding DUF6531 domain-containing protein, protein MTVRNTTAGTLPKSSYALSYRWYSADGRDRTTGSNRLETVLPADLAPGASVLVEAKVKAPSESLLGQDRERYVLAWDLRDRDRRRWLSETAGVAPLRQDVTVEHPTSDQLGLESFYQYAGTAIGAGAGLSVNAFSGNAVLDYSPIANPSRGPVTFVRLAYNSQDGSTSSLGPGWSLATSTLTRLGSPLEFQGGLLGDPERVTLVDGDGTGHHFDLNRHAASTGRSGPTTARPACTCCCSGPGMTTTRAAGRSPARTGPGCTSTSAATRPRRSTATATS, encoded by the coding sequence GTGACCGTGCGGAACACCACCGCTGGCACCCTGCCGAAGAGCAGCTATGCGCTGTCGTACCGCTGGTACAGCGCGGACGGCCGGGACCGGACCACAGGGTCGAACCGGCTGGAGACCGTGCTACCGGCGGACCTGGCGCCCGGGGCTTCGGTGCTGGTGGAGGCGAAGGTCAAGGCCCCGAGCGAGAGCCTGCTCGGGCAGGATCGCGAGCGGTACGTCCTTGCCTGGGACCTGCGGGACCGGGATCGCCGCCGCTGGCTCTCCGAGACCGCCGGCGTGGCGCCGCTGCGCCAGGACGTCACCGTCGAGCACCCCACCTCCGACCAACTCGGTCTGGAAAGCTTCTACCAGTACGCCGGCACCGCGATCGGGGCCGGCGCCGGTCTCTCGGTCAACGCCTTTTCCGGCAACGCCGTCCTCGACTACAGCCCGATCGCCAACCCCAGTCGGGGGCCGGTCACCTTTGTCCGGCTCGCCTACAACAGCCAGGACGGCTCGACCTCCTCGCTCGGCCCCGGCTGGTCGCTGGCCACTTCCACGCTGACCCGGCTCGGCTCGCCGCTGGAGTTCCAGGGTGGCCTGCTCGGTGACCCGGAGCGGGTGACGCTGGTCGACGGGGACGGCACCGGCCACCACTTCGATCTGAACCGCCACGCAGCCTCGACCGGGCGAAGTGGACCTACGACAGCCCGGCCGGCGTGCACCTGCTGTTGCAGCGGACCGGGGATGACGACGACGCGCGCCGCTGGTCGATCACCGGCCCGGACCGGACCCGGATGTACTTCGACGAGCGCGGCTACCAGACCGCGACGGTCGACCGCAACGGCAACGAGCTGA